A region from the Rhinoderma darwinii isolate aRhiDar2 chromosome 2, aRhiDar2.hap1, whole genome shotgun sequence genome encodes:
- the PCP4 gene encoding calmodulin regulator protein PCP4, translated as MSERQSSGAASVKDKKSGENDDQKKVQDDFDIDMGAPETERAAVAIQSQFRKFQKKKQGADD; from the exons AGACAAAGTTCTGGAGCCGCGAGTGTAAAGGACAAGAAATCGGGGGAAAACG ATGACCAGAAGAAAGTTCAAGACGACTTTGACATTGACATGGGCGCCCCAGAAACCGAGCGAGCAGCGGTGGCAATACAGTCTCAGTTCAGAAAATTCCAAAAGAAGAAGCAGGGGGCAGATGACTAG